In Brachypodium distachyon strain Bd21 chromosome 2, Brachypodium_distachyon_v3.0, whole genome shotgun sequence, one genomic interval encodes:
- the LOC104583306 gene encoding uncharacterized protein LOC104583306 produces the protein MDDSLTQTPRAPPPAPRGKQVLEESGGESEVNWPSIPSSSDEAGQPAATQVVVPVDNEEEEEDETPLIVSRTRAHAAVATTSATAVGSVATTTPAVAATAVATPLTVHATPWAAATPRAPTALPARRLFRGFKLQLNPPKDGSPASAGKRGRADSPPAVPSKKARTQAGSSSDPAATRASGAAAAPAADAAPKEVALAMGPIAPAPGAGAAVIDLGPVIEAAGTAEEPEAKAKKEHAEVLAAAQVRIDEKSDLISSYLGQIQGLRVKLEGQTKATEDAVTAAARQEVELNSAEDRRARLETELATVWEELVKTGEENAAKATQLSAQASLLRKAKHAMHLARTNHGTLIGQRELETKKLLGIAQPLRNLLPRFELRATRVDGRTLPR, from the exons ATGGACGATTCCCTCACTCAGACCCCGcgtgctcctccgccggcacctcgcgggaagcaggtgcttgaagAGAGTGGGGGCGAGTCAGAGGTCAACTGGCCCTCCATTCCGTCCTCCTCCGATgaggcgggccagcctgcCGCGACCCAGGtagtcgtccccgtggacaacgaggaggaagaggaggatgagaCGCCCTTGATCGTCAGTAGAACAAGGGCACATGCAGCGGTAGCGACCACTTCCGCAACTGCTGTCGGTAGCGTGGCGACGACCACCCCCGCGGTGGCCGCCACTGCAGTGGCAACTCCCTTGACAGTTCACGCGACACCCTGGGCTGCGGCGACcccacgggcgcccacggccctgCCTGCACGGCggctcttccggggcttcaAGCTCCagctcaaccccccgaaggacgGCTCGCCGGCTAgtgccggcaagagggggagggctGATTCGCCACCTGCCgtgccgagcaagaaggcgcgcaCGCAGGCCGGCAGCAGCTCCGATCCGGCCGCCACGagggccagcggcgccgctgctgcgccTGCCGCCGACGCGGCCCCGAAGGAGGTGGCGCTGGCAATGG GCCCGATCGCGCCCGCACCGGGAGCGGGCGCTGCGGTGATTGACCTCGGACCCGTCATCGAGGCCGCGGGGACAGCGGAGGAACCGGAG gcgaaagccaagaaggagcacgcggAGGTGCTCGCCGCGGCTCAGGTTCgcatcgacgagaagagcgacctgatcagCAGCTACCTCGGTCAGATCCAgggcctgcgcgtcaagctggaggggCAGACCAAGGCTACGGAAGATGCGGTAACAGCGGCAGCACGGCAGGAGGTTGAGCTCAATTCTGCCGAGGATAGGAGGGCCCGcctcgagaccgagctggccaccgtctgggaggagctcgtcaagacGGGCGAGGAGAATGCGGCCAAGGCCACACAACTCTCAGCGCAGGCGAGCCTCCTCCGCAAAGCCAAGCACGCGATGCATTTGGCTCGGACCAAccatggcacgctgatcgggcagcgggaGCTGGAGACCAAGAAGCTGCTTGGAATCGCCCAACCGCTGCGCAACCTGCTGCCGCGGTTCGAACTACGGGCCACGCGGGTGGACGGGCGGACGTTAccacgctga